A part of Macaca mulatta isolate MMU2019108-1 chromosome 12, T2T-MMU8v2.0, whole genome shotgun sequence genomic DNA contains:
- the SLC16A14 gene encoding monocarboxylate transporter 14 isoform X2, with translation MTIPHCPFIGLFINTCGCRQTAIIGGLVNSLGWVLSAYAANVHYLFITFGVAAGLGSGMAYLPAVVMVGRYFQKRRALAQGLSTTGTGFGTFLMTVLLKYLCAEYGWRNAMLIQGAVSLNLCVCGALMRPLSPGKNPNDPGEKDLRVLPAHSTESVKSAGQQGRTEEKDGGPGNEETLGDLQAQECPDRAGHRKNMWALRILKTLSWLTMRVRKGFEDWYSGYFGTASLFTNRMFVAFIFWALFAYSSFVIPFIHLPEIVNLYNLSEQNDIFPLTSIIAIVHIFGKVILGVIADLPCISVWNVFLLANFTLVLSIFILPLMHTYAGLAVICALIGFSSGYFSLMPVVTEDLVGIEHLANAYGIIICANGISALLGPPFAGWIYDITQKYDFSFYICGLLYMIGILFLLIQPCIRIIEQSRRKYMDGAHV, from the exons GCCCTTTCATCGGCTTGTTCATTAACACCTGTGGGTGCCGCCAGACTGCGATCATTGGAGGGCTCGTCAATTCCCTGGGCTGGGTGTTGAGTGCCTACGCTGCAAACGTGCATTATCTCTTCATTACTTTTGGAGTGGCAGCTG GCCTGGGCAGCGGGATGGCCTACCTGCCCGCGGTGGTCATGGTGGGCAGGTATTTCCAGAAGAGACGCGCCCTCGCCCAGGGCCTCAGCACCACGGGAACCGGATTCGGTACGTTCCTGATGACTGTGCTGCTGAAGTACCTGTGCGCAGAGTACGGCTGGAGGAATGCCATGCTGATCCAAGGTGCCGTTTCCttaaacctgtgtgtgtgtggggcgcTCATGAGGCCCCTCTCTCCTGGGAAAAACCCAAACGACCCAGGAGAGAAAGATCTGCGCGTCCTGCCAGCGCACTCCACGGAATCTGTGAAGTCAGCTGGACAGCAGGGAAGAACAGAAGAGAAGGATGGTGGGCCCGGGAACGAGGAGACCCTCGGCGACCTGCAAGCCCAGGAGTGCCCCGATCGGGCCGGGCACAGGAAGAACATGTGGGCTCTCCGGATTCTGAAGACGCTCAGCTGGCTCACCATGAGAGTCAGGAAGGGCTTCGAGGACTGGTACTCGGGCTACTTTGGGACAGCCTCTCTATTTACAAATCGAATGTTTGTAGCCTTTATTTTCTGGGCTTTGTTTGCATACAGCAGCTTTGTCATCCCCTTCATTCACCTCCCAGAAATCGTCAATTTGTATAACTTATCGGAGCAAAACGACATTTTCCCTCTGACGTCAATTATAGCAATAGTTCACATCTTCGGAAAAGTGATCCTGGGCGTCATAGCCGACTTACCTTGCATCAGTGTTTGGAACGTCTTCCTGTTGGCCAACTTCACCCTTGTCCTCAGTATTTTTATTCTGCCGTTGATGCACACGTACGCTGGCCTGGCGGTCATCTGCGCACTGATAGGGTTTTCCAGTGGTTATTTCTCCCTAATGCCCGTAGTGACTGAAGACTTGGTTGGCATTGAACACCTGGCCAATGCCTACGGCATCATCATCTGTGCTAATGGCATCTCTGCGTTGCTGGGACCACCTTTTGCAG ggtGGATCTATGACATCACGcaaaaatatgatttttcctTCTACATATGTGGTTTGCTTTACATGATAGGAATACTCTTTTTACTTATTCAGCCGTGCATTCGAATTATAGAACAATCCAGAAGAAAATACATGGATGGTGCACATGTTTAG